DNA from Leptospira neocaledonica:
AGGATTCTGCAAATTCGATCAATCTTTCAGTCGAATCAGATCTTCTATTTAAAAGAACATCCTCTACTCTCTCCAAAAGATCTTTAGGAATTTCTTCATAAACCGCAAGCATACCTGCATTTACGATCGCCATATCCATTCCAGCTTTGATCGCATGGAATAAGAACGCAGAGTGCATTGCTTCTCTTACTGGATTATTTCCGCGAAAAGAGAAGGATATATTACTTAACCCACCGCTGATTTTTGCGCCAGGGCAGATGGCTTTGATCTCTTTGATTGCTTCTATAAAGTCGACCGCATAATTATTATGTTCTTCTATTCCTGTTCCAACTGTTAGAATGTTCGGATCGAAGATGATATCAAAGGGAGATAGGCCTGCCTTCTCAACTAATAGATCATAAGCTCTTTTGCAAATACGGACCTTCTCATCTTTTGTAGCCGCCTGACCTTGTTCGTCAAAAGCCATTACGATTACGGAAGCACCGTACATTTTGATCGTTCTTGCTTGTTGTAAAAACTTTTCCTCTCCTTCTTTCAGGGAGATGGAGTTTACGATCGGTTTTCCTTGGATACATTTTAACCCAGTTTCCAAAACGGACCATTTGGAACTGTCGACCATGAAAGGAACCTTTGCGATATCAGGCTCAACAGCGATCAAGTTTAAGAACTCTTTCATGGAAGCTTCTCCATCCAAAAGAGCTTCGTCGAAATTGATATCGATGATATTTGCGCCGGCTTCTACTTGCTGCAAAGCGACTGACACTGCTTCTTCAAAGTTCCCTTCTAAGATCAGTTTTTTGAATTTAGGAGAACCAGTTACGTTAGTTCTTTCTCCTATTAATACGAAGCCTGTTGCTTCATCTATATTCAAAGGTTCTAATCCAGATAATCTAGTCTTTCCTTCTATCTCAGGTATAAGTCTAGGCTTTTTATTTTGGACAGCCTTGGCCCCTTCTTTGATATGAGCAGGAGTTGTTCCGCAACATCCTCCCGCAATATTCAACCAACCTTGGTTGGAAAAATCATCCAAAAATGCTCCGAATTCCTCCGGAGTCTGATCATACCCACCGAACGCGTTAGGCAATCCAGCGTTCGGATAACAACTGATATAACAACCTGAGATCCTAGACAATTCCTCGATATAAGGTCGCATTTCTCCTGCGCCTAAAGCGCAGTTGATCCCTACAGAAAGAGGATTTGCATGATAGATGGAATTATAGAATGCCTCGATTGTCTGTCCTGACAAAGTTCTTCCGGAAGCATCTGTGATCGTGACGGAAAGAGATACCGGGATCCGTACATTCAAATCTCTGAATACATTCTCGATCGCAACAATGATTGCCTTTAAATTTAAAGTATCGATATTCGTTTCAGAAAGAAGAATATCGACTCCTTCTTCTACCAATGCCCTAACCTGCTCGTAAAACGTTTCTACCAATTCGTCGAAGGTTACAGCACGGAAAGCAGGATTATTCACATCCGGCGAAAGAGAAGCAGTCCTAGTCGTGGGTCCTATGGACCCGGCAAGAAACAATGGTTGATCCGGATGAGTTTTGGAAAACTTCTCCATTGCAGCGCGAGCGACCTTTACTGCCTTTCTATTCAGCTCATCTACGTAGGCTTCCGCATTATAATCCGCTTGAGAAATTCGATTGGAGCTGAACGTATTTGTTTCTAGAATATTTGCTCCTGCTTCTAAAAATTTATAATGTATTTCTTCGATCACTTCAGGTTTAGTGATTACTAGTAGATCATTATTTCCTTTTAATGCAGAAGGATGGTCTTTCAACCTTTCGTCTCGGAAATCTTCCTCTCCCAGACCATACCTTTGGATCATTGTCCCCATTGCCCCGTCAAGAACCAGGATCCTTTCTTCCAATAATTTTAAGAGTTCTTGCGCTTTGGGATTTGTATATGTGGGAAATTTATGTTTCATAATTCTTTAATATTGCAGTCTTTATCTAAAAGAGGTTTTTTAAGATCGTTGATCATCGGGAACTTTTTCGATTCTTTTGCATTCAAAACGATCCAGTCTTTCCACATCACCGGAACCTCGTCCTCCGGGAAGATGGCATTCACCGGACATTCTCTCAAACAATCATTACAATTGATGCAAATGTCCGGATCTATGACTAAGTAATCCTTCCCTTCTCGGAAAGCTTCTACAGGACAGGCAGCAGCACAGTATGTAATTTTACACCCAACACAGGGTTCAGTTACTACGTATGCCACAACCTCTCCTTGTCGATCAATAGCGGTAATGTTCCGGTTTGAACGGACCTTCTACCGGTACTCCGATGTACTCAGCTTGTTTAGCGTTTAACGTGGTTAGGCGAACTCCTAATTGCTCCAAATGTAACGCTGCAACTTTCTCATCCAATTTTTTAGGTAATCTATAGACGCCAATCTCGTACTTATTGTTCCAAAGTTCGATCTGAGCCAACACTTGGTTTGTGAAAGAGCAAGACATTACGAAAGATGGGTGACCAGTTGCACAACCCAAGTTTACCAAACGGCCTTCTGCAAGAACGATAATGGATTTACCGTTCTCGAAGGTGTATTTGTCCACCTGAGGTTTGATTTCCTTCTTCACCACACCTTTCTCTGCGTTCAATCTGGACATTTGGATCTCAGTGTCGAAGTGTCCGATATTACAAAGAATTGCGCCGTCTTTCATTGCTTTCATGTGTTCAAGGGAAATAATGTCGTCGTTTCCGGTCGCAGTTACTACAATATCAGTAAATTCGATCGCATCTTCTACCCTTAGAACTTGGTATCCTTCCATTACTGCCTGAAGAGCGCAGATAGGATCGATCTCGGTAACGATCACTCTAGCTCCAAAATTGCGTAAAGAAGCGGCAGAACCCTTTCCAACGTCTCCATAACCGCAAACGAGTGCTACTTTTCCAGCAAGCATAACGTCGGTTGCACGTTTGATACCGTCTGCCAAGGATTCTCTACAACCGTATAAGTTGTCGAATTTAGACTTTGTAACGGAATCGTTCACATTGATCGCAGGAAGTTTCAACTCGCCTTTTTTGAGCAGTTTTTCGAGACCTTTTACTCCTGTAGTAGTTTCTTCAGAAACTCCTTTGATCTCAGCGAGAAGTTGTGGATATTTCTCGTGAACGTACATGGTTAAGTCACCACCATCGTCCAGGATCATGTTCGGACCTTTTCCGTCTTCGAAGAAGATGGTCTGTTCCACACACCACCAGTATTCTTCTTCCGTTTCACCTTTCCAAGCGAACACAGGAACTCCGGTTTTCGCAATAGCAGCTGCCGCATGATCTTGAGTGGAGAAGATATTACAAGAAGACCAACGAACTTCCGCTCCAAGCTCGGTCAGAGTTTCGATCAGAACCGCAGTTTGGATGGTCATGTGAAGAGAACCCGCGATACGCGCGCCTTTCAGAGGTTGTTTCCCCTTATATTCTTTGCGTAAGGACATCAGACCTGGCATTTCTTTCTCTGCCAGAATGATTTCTTCGCGACCCCAGTCCGCGAGTGAAATGTCTTTAACCTTATATTTTAAACCTTTTTCTTGTATTGTAGCGGACATTAAAGTCCTCCTCTTTTCTTAGCTTTAATTATTAATACTTTGAAGTATTTCTGAGATTCTACTTCTTCGATCGATTCAAGGCTGAAACCGGTATGGTTCAACCAATCTGCGAGAAGTTCCGACTCGAATCCGAGCCATAAGTCGGCGAAATTATCGCGCATGATTTCTTGGTTATGCTTCTTTAGATCTACGATGATGAAAGTGCCATCGTCCTTTAGAACTTTATATATTTCCTTCATAGCTTGAGGTGGATTGGAAAGGTGATGGAGGACCATCGAAGCTACGACAGAATCTGCAGATTGAATCAAATTCCCCGGAAGAGTTTCAATCTCGGATGTGAGAAAATGGACTTGAGAATTATTTAAAAAGGCACTTTTCGCCTCTTTGATCATCTTCTCGGAAGAATCGATCCCGATAACTTCCTGACTCTTCATCAACAAGTAAGGGATTAAACCACCGGGACCACATCCAAGGTCTAAGATCCGACGAGAATGTTCCGGAAGTAAATCCAAGATCTTATTCCTATACAGAACCGGATCAAGAACATCGCTCTGCACGCTTTCCCAATTTTGGGCAACATCATCGAAGTATTTTGATCTTTTCAGATCTCTTTGTCTGAGAATATCTTTCGTCTTAACTAAGTCTTGTTCCGAATAAGGAAGACTCTTTTCAAAATTCAGAAGAAGCGTATGAAATTTGGCAGAAAAATCTTGCGAATCTTCATTCGAAACCGTAGGGCTATAATATACCCAAGAGCCTTCACGTTGAGATGTCAGAAATCCAGCATCTGCCAGAATCTTTAGATGTCTAGAAATCCTAGATTGGCCCATGTCCAAGACTTCCGTTATTTCCTGAACATTAAGAGGTGCAACGGAAAGTATCCGAAGAACCCGAATGCGAGTTTCATCTGATAATGCTTTTATCGCGAGTAGAATATCTCGATCCTGAAGGGCTCCTTTTGCTGTAGAAGGAGTAACGACAATTGAATCTGGGTAAGTTTCGACAGATTCTCTTTCTAAAGACATATCCTTTAGCGACATTTTCCAGACCCTTCTCACAAGATATCAAGATATCTTGATTTCTTCAAGCAAAAATTGGCCCTCCTACGGAGATAATTATGTCTTATAATTGGCCATTAAAACGTGAAGGTTAGGTCCAATTGGGCGATCCTCTTTTAAGAGTAAATTGCCGAGGCCATCCTACTAAAATGATCAAAACTTCTCTAGTCTCTAAATTCAAAATACGACGAATATCTATAATTCTTGAAGTCGGAGGTTTTCGATTCCTCCAAAAGTGAGAAAGAATTCTTTCATCCACTTGAAGAAAGTCCCAATGGATCATTAACACAATTATATAATTCATCGAGACGCCGTGCGCAAGGGCCACATTTCTCAGTTCTTGGTAATGTTCTTCTTGGGGACGATAACTGTGACGAACCAAATTCTGACCTTTCGCCTGAAAAGAAGTTCTAAGCGGGTTTCTTCCAATGTATCTCTGGGATTGAAGCAACAGGCCGTATTTCTCCTGTAGTCGTCTCAAATATAGAGGAAAATTTCGCTTACAGTCGATAGGAACTTTTCTCCAGAGCCTATCTGGAATCAATGCCGTAGAAGGATAAGGATTCTTAACGATCCTTGCTTTTCGTTTGAGGTTCTCATTTTGGAAAACGGTAGAGTTCATACTCTTCGCGTTTCCCAAATTTGAGCTAGTGCGGGAGGATTTTTTTGTTTGTCGAAGTTACTACAGCAAGATAAAACTATATATCCTGCTTAGTTTGATTTAATAATTCCTGATTCTGAAGTTTTTGATCTCGAAGAATCTTATAATTTTCTTCCATGATCTTCTTAAAGCCATCTAGAATCTTCATTTTTTCGCGCATAAATTCTTCTAGTGGCTGTTTCAAAAGACCTTGAGGAGATACTACAGCTTCCTCATCTCGTTTTAAAGGGAAACTTTTTCCGTTTTCTGTAGTAACTCCGACTTCTCCTTCCTTAACGAAGATCCCATTGGGCACATCAGAATCTTCATTATCAGGACTTTCTTTGCGTTGAGCCTCGCTTTCTTCGCAAACTACAAATTGTGTCCCTCGAACACCAGCATTGTAAGAAGGCGCAGTGATCGTAAAATCTTCTTTCTTAGATCCCTTATCTACACGAGCAAATACCTTACCAGAAACGAGTTCTAATTTTGATTTATTTGTCTTTTTGTCGGAACTTAGTTCTGCAATCTTAACTTTTGTAAAAGCTGCAATGCGAATAACAACTGAAGGACCAATCTGAAGATCGACTTTTCCATCCTTCGTTTCAAGTTCGTCCTGCTTTTTTAAGATAGAATTCTTCTTGAGGTTTACCTTTTTCCCATCCTGGGTTCCGGAAACGTCACCTACAACAAATAGCACGATCGCAATTTCTTCTTCTGCGAAAATCGAAGATGGTAATGCAACTAAAATAGAGAAAATGGCGAAGGCAAATACAAGTGCTCGGTATTTCATGCGAGGGTTTCCTATAACACTAATTTATTCAATAAAAACTGTAGTAGGATCTACTAGATCCATTATAATAGCAACAATTTGAAACTTACTTTTTGGAAGAATTTTGCAGATTATATCGGGAATAATTAGCTTTCAAGGAGAAATGTTCACTTTCGTATGAAGAATCTACCAATTCGAAGGTCAATTCTGTCTCTTGAGAAGTGATTACTGGAAATCCATAGTATTTGTTCTTATGTGCAATCTCTTTCTTCTGCTTCTTCCTATCCAAAATGAAGTCAAGGTGACTTTGTAATCTGTTTTGTAGTATCTTCGACGAAACATTCACTGCGCCAAGAAGCTTCTTTTTAGCAATTTCAAGAATTCCCTGATCTACATCGTATCCAATACTATTTCTGGAAGAGAGAAGAGCCGCTAATGATGTAGTTCCCGTCCCTAAAAATGGATCTAAGACGGCATCACCCTTTATAGAAAACATATTCACTAATCTGTAGGCAAAATCCAGAGGGAATGCAGCCGTCCTTTCCCGCGAAGCTCCTACATCCTTAAAAATCTGCCTTTCTCCCTTTAGATCCCAGACATCAGAGAACCAGACATTTCTTTCTTCCCAAAAAAAGGCGCTATTTCGTCGGATCTCCGTCTCAGATTTAGAATACTTCCTAAGTCCGCCTTTTCGAAGGACCAAAATATACTCATGCTCGTAGGTAACATATGCCCCGACCGGAAACATTCCGGACCCCATAAACTTGGTTGGAGAATTGGTCTGTTTTCTCCACAAGATATCAGGCAATGAACTAAAGCCGAAGTTACGACAAGCCTGTAAAATCCGAGAATGATTCGAAAATAAACCGAATTCGCCTCCAATACTTCGAGTGGCATCGCCTATGTTCACAAGTAGGATCCCACCCTCTTTCAAAACGCGGAAGCATTCTCTCCAGACCTTATCCAGCTGTAAATGCATTGCCTCGAAGGCTTCATTTCCTAAATTTTTGGTAAGGGCATTCTTGGTGTTTTTATCCCAACTTTTGAAAAGATTATCCCACATTTCTACCATAGGATAAGGAGGTGAAGTTAATATGAGGTTAACGCTTTCATCCGAAAGCTCATCCATTTTTCTCGAATCGGAATTATATAATATATGAGAAGTTTCCGGAACGAGTATATCCTTCATACACGTTCCGCATGTTTCAAGAGCGGCCTAAATTGGCTATTCAAATTTAGAAAACTAAAATAAGAAGTCGGATAAGTCGAAGATCCGACAAAAACCGAGCCTCAATTCTTTTTGCCATGGATCTTTTTGTCGATCAACTCATTCAGAAGATCGGCCAGATCTTGAAATTCATCCCCACTTCGGATCCGGATCTTATCTACGTCTTTGCCTTCCAGTAGTAGCTTTAGATTCTTCTTAATATTATAGATTGGTCCGGCCATTTTATGGGAATAGACCAAGACAAATATCGCAGAAAGAAGAAGATACAACAGAGAGAATAGTAAAATTCCTTTAAATTGGATCGTAAACAGATCCAGACCATGATCGTAATCAGGAAGAGTGAGCTCTTTTTCGACGAACTTGTCCTTCTCTTCTCCATTA
Protein-coding regions in this window:
- the metH gene encoding methionine synthase, which gives rise to MKHKFPTYTNPKAQELLKLLEERILVLDGAMGTMIQRYGLGEEDFRDERLKDHPSALKGNNDLLVITKPEVIEEIHYKFLEAGANILETNTFSSNRISQADYNAEAYVDELNRKAVKVARAAMEKFSKTHPDQPLFLAGSIGPTTRTASLSPDVNNPAFRAVTFDELVETFYEQVRALVEEGVDILLSETNIDTLNLKAIIVAIENVFRDLNVRIPVSLSVTITDASGRTLSGQTIEAFYNSIYHANPLSVGINCALGAGEMRPYIEELSRISGCYISCYPNAGLPNAFGGYDQTPEEFGAFLDDFSNQGWLNIAGGCCGTTPAHIKEGAKAVQNKKPRLIPEIEGKTRLSGLEPLNIDEATGFVLIGERTNVTGSPKFKKLILEGNFEEAVSVALQQVEAGANIIDINFDEALLDGEASMKEFLNLIAVEPDIAKVPFMVDSSKWSVLETGLKCIQGKPIVNSISLKEGEEKFLQQARTIKMYGASVIVMAFDEQGQAATKDEKVRICKRAYDLLVEKAGLSPFDIIFDPNILTVGTGIEEHNNYAVDFIEAIKEIKAICPGAKISGGLSNISFSFRGNNPVREAMHSAFLFHAIKAGMDMAIVNAGMLAVYEEIPKDLLERVEDVLLNRRSDSTERLIEFAESFKSGEKAEKKEEAWREGTVEQRLEYSLVKGIVEYIDQDTEEARLKYDQPLHVIEGPLMDGMRVVGDLFGSGKMFLPQVVKSARVMKKSVAYLLPFMEEENRKQAQSSAKQKFLIATVKGDVHDIGKNIVAVVLACNNYEVIDLGVMVSCEKILEEAKKQNVDIIGLSGLITPSLDEMVHVASEMKRTGFDIPLLIGGATTSSAHTAVKISEKYDQPVVHVLDASRVVNVVGKLLNPSLKPDYIKQIKEEQKVQREIYFNTRSDRKLVSIEDARDNKYVTDWNVTQVAKPNFVGVRAFDNEISLEELVPYIDWSPFFQAWELKGRYPSILESETYGKQAKELFKDAQKLLEDIVSNKRYTTRGVIGVFPANSVGDDIEVYEDESRANIKTVFHTLRQQISKEEKDEPNYCLADYIAPKDSGVADYIGGFAVTAGHGVEAFASIFDSRLDDYNSIMAKALGDRFAEAFAEYMHLKIRKEIWGYVADENLSTEELIRERYQGIRPAAGYPASPDHTEKRTLFDLLEVEKNTGITLTEHFAMMPASSVSGLYFAHPDSKYFAVAKINKDQIQDYANRKGMTVSEVEKWLSPNLAYDPLEAVSRV
- a CDS encoding DUF362 domain-containing protein, coding for MAYVVTEPCVGCKITYCAAACPVEAFREGKDYLVIDPDICINCNDCLRECPVNAIFPEDEVPVMWKDWIVLNAKESKKFPMINDLKKPLLDKDCNIKEL
- the ahcY gene encoding adenosylhomocysteinase, with translation MSATIQEKGLKYKVKDISLADWGREEIILAEKEMPGLMSLRKEYKGKQPLKGARIAGSLHMTIQTAVLIETLTELGAEVRWSSCNIFSTQDHAAAAIAKTGVPVFAWKGETEEEYWWCVEQTIFFEDGKGPNMILDDGGDLTMYVHEKYPQLLAEIKGVSEETTTGVKGLEKLLKKGELKLPAINVNDSVTKSKFDNLYGCRESLADGIKRATDVMLAGKVALVCGYGDVGKGSAASLRNFGARVIVTEIDPICALQAVMEGYQVLRVEDAIEFTDIVVTATGNDDIISLEHMKAMKDGAILCNIGHFDTEIQMSRLNAEKGVVKKEIKPQVDKYTFENGKSIIVLAEGRLVNLGCATGHPSFVMSCSFTNQVLAQIELWNNKYEIGVYRLPKKLDEKVAALHLEQLGVRLTTLNAKQAEYIGVPVEGPFKPEHYRY
- a CDS encoding ArsR/SmtB family transcription factor, which translates into the protein MSLKDMSLERESVETYPDSIVVTPSTAKGALQDRDILLAIKALSDETRIRVLRILSVAPLNVQEITEVLDMGQSRISRHLKILADAGFLTSQREGSWVYYSPTVSNEDSQDFSAKFHTLLLNFEKSLPYSEQDLVKTKDILRQRDLKRSKYFDDVAQNWESVQSDVLDPVLYRNKILDLLPEHSRRILDLGCGPGGLIPYLLMKSQEVIGIDSSEKMIKEAKSAFLNNSQVHFLTSEIETLPGNLIQSADSVVASMVLHHLSNPPQAMKEIYKVLKDDGTFIIVDLKKHNQEIMRDNFADLWLGFESELLADWLNHTGFSLESIEEVESQKYFKVLIIKAKKRGGL
- a CDS encoding DUF1564 family protein — its product is MNSTVFQNENLKRKARIVKNPYPSTALIPDRLWRKVPIDCKRNFPLYLRRLQEKYGLLLQSQRYIGRNPLRTSFQAKGQNLVRHSYRPQEEHYQELRNVALAHGVSMNYIIVLMIHWDFLQVDERILSHFWRNRKPPTSRIIDIRRILNLETREVLIILVGWPRQFTLKRGSPNWT
- a CDS encoding FecR family protein — protein: MKYRALVFAFAIFSILVALPSSIFAEEEIAIVLFVVGDVSGTQDGKKVNLKKNSILKKQDELETKDGKVDLQIGPSVVIRIAAFTKVKIAELSSDKKTNKSKLELVSGKVFARVDKGSKKEDFTITAPSYNAGVRGTQFVVCEESEAQRKESPDNEDSDVPNGIFVKEGEVGVTTENGKSFPLKRDEEAVVSPQGLLKQPLEEFMREKMKILDGFKKIMEENYKILRDQKLQNQELLNQTKQDI
- a CDS encoding DNA-methyltransferase, which translates into the protein MKDILVPETSHILYNSDSRKMDELSDESVNLILTSPPYPMVEMWDNLFKSWDKNTKNALTKNLGNEAFEAMHLQLDKVWRECFRVLKEGGILLVNIGDATRSIGGEFGLFSNHSRILQACRNFGFSSLPDILWRKQTNSPTKFMGSGMFPVGAYVTYEHEYILVLRKGGLRKYSKSETEIRRNSAFFWEERNVWFSDVWDLKGERQIFKDVGASRERTAAFPLDFAYRLVNMFSIKGDAVLDPFLGTGTTSLAALLSSRNSIGYDVDQGILEIAKKKLLGAVNVSSKILQNRLQSHLDFILDRKKQKKEIAHKNKYYGFPVITSQETELTFELVDSSYESEHFSLKANYSRYNLQNSSKK